In a single window of the Nicotiana tomentosiformis chromosome 8, ASM39032v3, whole genome shotgun sequence genome:
- the LOC138897819 gene encoding uncharacterized protein — protein MPKSSYRPPAHQDSSSAYFSAMPKSSYRSLAIHGSSSGYLGHQGQTLEQQSMVPRGCYESRDPGHMKRICPRLQGKAVHQGHHPMIAAPAIRPPRGGRQEGRGQPRGRGQEWGGQPAIVQSGGGQPTRTPTRFYAFPARPDVVASDAVITCIISIYGRDALVLFDPESTCSYVSSLFAHFLDIPRESLGTPIYVSTLVGNSAFVDWIYRSCVVAFCGYETRADLLLLDMTNFEVISGMEWLSLYHAILDCHAKTVTLVMPELHRLEWKGLSVSTSSRVISFLGSKYGRDRDIILRQHRWLELLKDYDITILYHPGKANVVVDALSRKAESMGSLAIISADERPLALDIQSLANRLVRETVLHDVAKEVSIGEDGVLRLQGRLCVPNVNGLRESILEEAHSSRYSIYPGATKMYRDLRQHYSWRGMKKDIVEYVSRCLNCQQIKYEHQRPGGLLQ, from the exons ATGCcaaagagttcttatcgcccaccagctcatCAGGATTCTTCCAgtgcctatttcagtgccatgccaaaGAGTTCATACCGCTCACTAGCCATTcatggttcttctagtgggtatttaggccatcagggtcagactttagAGCAACAGTCTatggtaccgagaggttgttacgAGTCTAGAGATCCGGGTCACATGAAGAGAATTTGTCCCAGACTTCAGGGCAAAGCAGTACATCAGGGTCATCATCCCATGATTGCAGCACCAGCCATTCGACCGCCCAGAGGTGGGAGACAGGAAGGTAGGGGCCagcctagaggtagaggccaggaATGGGGAGGTCAGCCAGCTATTGTTCagtcaggtggaggccagccaaccCGCACTCcaactagattctatgcttttccggccagaccagatgtagtggcctcagatgccgtgatcacatgtattatttctatctacGGTAGGGATGCTTTAGTGTTATTTGATCCAGAATCTACCtgttcatatgtatcatctttgtttgctcatttcctggatattcctcgtgagtccttgggtactcctatttatgtgtccactcttgtgggcaaTTCTGCATTTGTGGAttggatctatcggtcctgtgtggtcgcattctgtggttacgagactagagcggaCCTTTTATTACTTGATATGACCAACTTTGAGGTCATCTCGGGCATGGAATGGTTGTCCctatatcatgccatccttgattgccatgccaagactgttaccttagtaATGCCAGAGTTGCATAGATTGGAATGGAAGGGTTtgtctgtcagtacatctagtcgggttatctcttttctgggCTCAAAATATGGTCGAGAcag GGATATCATTTTGAGGCAgcacagatggcttgagttactaaaggactatgacattactattctctatcatcccggcaaggcgaatgtagtcgtggatgccttgagtaggaaggcagagagcatGGGTAGCTTGGCAATCATTTCAGCAGATGAGAGACCACTAGCTttagacattcagtccttggctaacagacttgtaag GGAGACGGTACTACATGAtgttgccaaggaggtttctattggtgaggatggtgtcctgcgactccagggtcgtctatgtgttcctaatgtcaatGGCTTGAGGGAAAgtattctagaggaggcacacagttctcgatattccatttatccaggtgctacgaagatgtatcgggacctgaGACAACATTACTCGTGGCgggggatgaagaaagacatagttgagtatgtatctaggtgcctaaattgccagcagattaagtatgagcaccagaggccaggtggcttacTCCAGTAA